A region from the Salminus brasiliensis chromosome 22, fSalBra1.hap2, whole genome shotgun sequence genome encodes:
- the gucy2cb gene encoding guanylyl cyclase C isoform X2, which produces MVIKMQYWLIICVLWTFPRGSHFMTSSCLNGKYTMNVVLLQDGVSPWSMEFVQPFVVQAIEEDARINFNYSVNRNLTASYNGFQTMYYLRKGCTSSACEGVETLKVLKDSGMVGCALLGPTCTYATFQLVDLDVGLELNMPIISAGSFGLSCDYKTNLTRLLPPARKVASFFINFWNFTDHLKPVWRNTYIYKKTENTEDCFWYMNALESDSGPFAQHVKREILRTEDKLSSAMADSRRTSNLFILCGTPDDIIELKNGSMDSDPHTAFLLIDLYSDRYYNEASSGAMRNVLVLTMPNTRNYIISTNTINDYIAAYHDGVLMFGQIMRKIWGIPASELQDVESVNINYFRNVSFKGMAGVYELDEHGDRDVVFSLIYTNANNEYKVLYEFNTTINQTELVESNPLFIWLSGNLPDDRPHDDPKGLWMQEIVVVVLGCIIVAVIASVAFGFYWQNRSYRRKQKQWSHIPTELIAPIETSERSMVSLKIDEDSWKDKSYKIRRARYDKKIVILKEVQYSDGSFSESQRIELNSLLQIDYYNLIKFYGTIKVEQEVLGVFEYGERGSLRYLLNDRISYPEETFMDWEYKISVMYDIAKGMSYLHSSNIEVHGHLKSTSCVIDNRMVVKITGFGFNTIFSPDKDLWTAPEHLRKEGISQRGDVYSFAIIAQEIMLRKCTFYTRDCSDPAEKLNHVQYPRMMSYFRPDLNFETASEKELEVYMLIRNCWDEDPERRPDFKKIESTLGKIVSLHNQANESYMGNLIRRLQMYSRNLEHLVEERTSLYKAERDRADNLNFMLLPGPVVRSLKETGRVEPELFDEVTIYFSDIVGFTTLCHYSTPMEVVDMLNDIYKHFDSILDHHDVYKVETIGDAYMVASGLPRRNGNRHAMDISHMALDILSFVGTFELRHLPGLPVWIRIGVHSGVVGLKMPRYCLFGDTVNTASRMESTGLPLRIHVSQSTINILKRANCKFEYEKRGETYLKGKGKETTYWLTGVTGQNYNLPIPPTAENFQLLQQDLAQMIKMCLERRSPSLEKRKTLSAEQRRLRGNSILGDSEQPEYLHLVTVDNLSTYL; this is translated from the exons ATGGTAATTAAAATGCAATACTGGCTAATTATTTGCGTATTGTGGACGTTCCCAAGAGGATCTCACTTCATGACTTCATCCTGCCTCAATGGAAAGTACACGATGAACGTGGTGTTGCTGCAAGACGGCGTCTCACCCTGGAGTATGGAGTTTGTGCAGCCATTTGTTGTTCAAGCTATTGAAGAAGATGCCAGAATCAACTTCAATTATA GTGTGAATCGCAATCTGACTGCCAGCTACAACGGCTTTCAGACCATGTATTATCTACGTAAAGGCTGCACCAGCAGCGCCTGTGAGGGCGTAGAGACCCTGAAGGTCCTCAAG GATTCAGGAATGGTGGGCTGCGCTCTGCTGGGGCCAACCTGTACTTATGCAACCTTCCAGTTGGTGGA tCTTGATGTTGGTCTGGAGCTCAACATGCCCATCATCTCAGCGGGAAGCTTTGGCCTGTCATGTGACTACAAGACCAACTTGACACGCTTATTGCCTCCCGCCCGCAAAGTCGCCAGCTTCTTCATCAACTTCTGGAACTTCACGGACCATCTGAAGCCAGTTTGGAGAAATACATACATCTATAAGAAAACAGAGAATACAGAAGATTGCTTCTG GTACATGAATGCTCTCGAGTCTGACTCGGGGCCCTTTGCTCAGCATGTTAAGCGGGAGATACTAAGAACAGAAGATAAACTCAGTTCTGCTATGGCAGACAGTCGAAGGACAAGTAACT TGTTCATCTTATGTGGAACTCCTGACGACATCATAGAGTTAAAGAACGGATCAATGGACTCTGACCCTCACACTGCCTTTCTTCTTATTGATCTGTACAG TGACAGATATTACAATGAAGCGTCCAGTGGTGCTATGAGGAATGTCCTGGTGCTGACCATGCCCAATACAAGGAACTACATCATCAGCACAAACACG ATAAACGATTATATTGCAGCATATCACGATGGGGTGCTGATGTTTGGGCAGATCATGAGGAAAATCTGGGGCATTCCTGCTTCAGAACTTCAGGATGTAGAATCCGTCAACATCAATTACTTCAGAAATGTGTCATTTAAAG GGATGGCAGGCGTTTATGAGTTAGATGAGCATGGGGATAGAGATGTGGTTTTTTCACTGATTTACACCAATGCCAACAATGAG TACAAAGTTCTTTATGAGTTCAACACCACCATTAATCAAACGGAGCTGGTCGAGAGCAACCCCTTGTTCATCTGGCTTTCCGGGAACCTTCCTGATGATCGGCCACATGATGATCCCAAAG GTCTGTGGATGCAGGAGATCGTTGTTGTTGTCCTAGGCTGCATAATAGTGGCGGTGATAGCTTCAGTTGCATTTGGCTTTTACTG GCAGAACAGGTCATATCGCCGTAAGCAGAAACAATGGTCCCACATCCCCACGGAGCTCATTGCCCCTATAGAGACCAGTGAGAGGAGCATGGTGTCTCTAAAG ATCGATGAAGATTCCTGGAAAGATAAGAGTTACAAGATTCGCCGTGCACGCTACGATAAAAAG atTGTGATCCTTAAGGAGGTGCAGTACTCTGATGGCTCCTTCAGTGAAAGTCAGAGAATTGAGCTTAATTCA CTGTTGCAAATAGATTATTACAACCTGATCAAATTCTACGGCACCATCAAGGTTGAGCAAGAGGTTCTTGGAGTGTTTGAGTATGGTGAGCGAGGATCTCTAAGG taccTGCTTAATGACAGGATTTCATACCCAGAGGAAACCTTCATGGATTGGGAGTACAAAATCTCTGTCATGTATGACATTGCAAAG GGCATGTCCTACCTTCACTCGAGCAACATTGAAGTCCATGGTCACCTGAAGTCCACCAGCTGTGTCATTGATAATCGAATGGTGGTAAAAATCACTGGCTTTGGTTTTAATACTATCTTCAGCCCAGACAAAG ATCTGTGGACTGCTCCAGAACACCTACGAAAGGAGGGGATCTCTCAGAGAGGCGACGTCTACAGTTTTGCTATTATTGCTCAAGAAATCATGCTTAGAAAGTGCACATTCTACACCAGGGACTGTTCTGACCCAGCTG AAAAGCTGAACCATGTGCAGTATCCCAGAATGATGTCTTACTTCAGACCTGATCTAAACTTTGAGACTGCTAGTGAGAAAGAATTGGAG GTTTACATGCTAATCAGAAACTGTTGGGATGAGGACCCTGAGAGAAGACCAGATTTCAAAAAGATTGAAAGCACTTTGGGAAAGATCGTCAG TCTGCATAACCAGGCCAATGAGAGCTACATGGGGAATCTGATTCGGCGGCTGCAGATGTACTCACGTAACCTGGAGCACCTGGTGGAAGAGCGCACTTCCCTATacaaggcagagagagacagagcggaTAATCTCAACTTCATGCTTCTTCCTGG gCCTGTGGTGCGCTCTCTAAAGGAGACAGGCAGGGTGGAACCTGAGCTGTTTGATGAGGTCACTATCTACTTCAGTGACATTGTGGGCTTTACCACCCTTTGCCACTACAGCACACCAATGGAGGTGGTGGACATGCTCAACGACATCTACAAACACTTTGACAGCATCCTTGACCATCATGATGTTTACAAG GTTGAGACGATAGGTGATGCATACATGGTGGCGTCTGGCCTTCCGAGGAGAAATGGTAATAGACATGCCATGGACATTTCCCACATGGCGCTGGACATCCTGTCTTTTGTGGGCACGTTTGAGCTTCGCCACCTTCCTGGCCTGCCTGTATGGATCCGTATAGGGGTGCACTCAG GTGTTGTGGGGCTTAAGATGCCCAGGTACTGCTTGTTTGGAGACACAGTGAACACAGCCTCTCGCATGGAGTCGACAGGATTAC CCTTGCGAATCCATGTGAGTCAGTCAACTATCAACATCCTTAAGCGTGCCAACTGCAAGTTTGAGTACGAAAAGCGAGGAGAGACATATTTGAAG GGTAAAGGCAAAGAGACAACATACTGGTTAACAGGAGTCACGGGGCAAAACTACAACCTGCCGATACCCCCAACCGC AGAAAACTTCCAGcttctgcagcaggacctggCCCAGATGATAAAGATGTGTCTTGAGAGACGGTCTCCGAGCCTGGAGAAAAGGAAAACTCTTTCCGCGGAGCAGAGGAGACTTAGAGGGAACTCCATACTGGGTGACTCAGAACAGCCTGAGTACTTGCACCTGGTTACTGTAGACAACCTGAGCACCTACCTGTAG
- the gucy2cb gene encoding guanylyl cyclase C isoform X1 gives MVIKMQYWLIICVLWTFPRGSHFMTSSCLNGKYTMNVVLLQDGVSPWSMEFVQPFVVQAIEEDARINFNYSVNRNLTASYNGFQTMYYLRKGCTSSACEGVETLKVLKDSGMVGCALLGPTCTYATFQLVDLDVGLELNMPIISAGSFGLSCDYKTNLTRLLPPARKVASFFINFWNFTDHLKPVWRNTYIYKKTENTEDCFWYMNALESDSGPFAQHVKREILRTEDKLSSAMADSRRTSNLFILCGTPDDIIELKNGSMDSDPHTAFLLIDLYSDRYYNEASSGAMRNVLVLTMPNTRNYIISTNTINDYIAAYHDGVLMFGQIMRKIWGIPASELQDVESVNINYFRNVSFKGMAGVYELDEHGDRDVVFSLIYTNANNEYKVLYEFNTTINQTELVESNPLFIWLSGNLPDDRPHDDPKGLWMQEIVVVVLGCIIVAVIASVAFGFYWQNRSYRRKQKQWSHIPTELIAPIETSERSMVSLKIDEDSWKDKSYKIRRARYDKKIVILKEVQYSDGSFSESQRIELNSLLQIDYYNLIKFYGTIKVEQEVLGVFEYGERGSLRYLLNDRISYPEETFMDWEYKISVMYDIAKGMSYLHSSNIEVHGHLKSTSCVIDNRMVVKITGFGFNTIFSPDKDLWTAPEHLRKEGISQRGDVYSFAIIAQEIMLRKCTFYTRDCSDPAEKLNHVQYPRMMSYFRPDLNFETASEKELEVYMLIRNCWDEDPERRPDFKKIESTLGKIVSLHNQANESYMGNLIRRLQMYSRNLEHLVEERTSLYKAERDRADNLNFMLLPGPVVRSLKETGRVEPELFDEVTIYFSDIVGFTTLCHYSTPMEVVDMLNDIYKHFDSILDHHDVYKVETIGDAYMVASGLPRRNGNRHAMDISHMALDILSFVGTFELRHLPGLPVWIRIGVHSGPCAAGVVGLKMPRYCLFGDTVNTASRMESTGLPLRIHVSQSTINILKRANCKFEYEKRGETYLKGKGKETTYWLTGVTGQNYNLPIPPTAENFQLLQQDLAQMIKMCLERRSPSLEKRKTLSAEQRRLRGNSILGDSEQPEYLHLVTVDNLSTYL, from the exons ATGGTAATTAAAATGCAATACTGGCTAATTATTTGCGTATTGTGGACGTTCCCAAGAGGATCTCACTTCATGACTTCATCCTGCCTCAATGGAAAGTACACGATGAACGTGGTGTTGCTGCAAGACGGCGTCTCACCCTGGAGTATGGAGTTTGTGCAGCCATTTGTTGTTCAAGCTATTGAAGAAGATGCCAGAATCAACTTCAATTATA GTGTGAATCGCAATCTGACTGCCAGCTACAACGGCTTTCAGACCATGTATTATCTACGTAAAGGCTGCACCAGCAGCGCCTGTGAGGGCGTAGAGACCCTGAAGGTCCTCAAG GATTCAGGAATGGTGGGCTGCGCTCTGCTGGGGCCAACCTGTACTTATGCAACCTTCCAGTTGGTGGA tCTTGATGTTGGTCTGGAGCTCAACATGCCCATCATCTCAGCGGGAAGCTTTGGCCTGTCATGTGACTACAAGACCAACTTGACACGCTTATTGCCTCCCGCCCGCAAAGTCGCCAGCTTCTTCATCAACTTCTGGAACTTCACGGACCATCTGAAGCCAGTTTGGAGAAATACATACATCTATAAGAAAACAGAGAATACAGAAGATTGCTTCTG GTACATGAATGCTCTCGAGTCTGACTCGGGGCCCTTTGCTCAGCATGTTAAGCGGGAGATACTAAGAACAGAAGATAAACTCAGTTCTGCTATGGCAGACAGTCGAAGGACAAGTAACT TGTTCATCTTATGTGGAACTCCTGACGACATCATAGAGTTAAAGAACGGATCAATGGACTCTGACCCTCACACTGCCTTTCTTCTTATTGATCTGTACAG TGACAGATATTACAATGAAGCGTCCAGTGGTGCTATGAGGAATGTCCTGGTGCTGACCATGCCCAATACAAGGAACTACATCATCAGCACAAACACG ATAAACGATTATATTGCAGCATATCACGATGGGGTGCTGATGTTTGGGCAGATCATGAGGAAAATCTGGGGCATTCCTGCTTCAGAACTTCAGGATGTAGAATCCGTCAACATCAATTACTTCAGAAATGTGTCATTTAAAG GGATGGCAGGCGTTTATGAGTTAGATGAGCATGGGGATAGAGATGTGGTTTTTTCACTGATTTACACCAATGCCAACAATGAG TACAAAGTTCTTTATGAGTTCAACACCACCATTAATCAAACGGAGCTGGTCGAGAGCAACCCCTTGTTCATCTGGCTTTCCGGGAACCTTCCTGATGATCGGCCACATGATGATCCCAAAG GTCTGTGGATGCAGGAGATCGTTGTTGTTGTCCTAGGCTGCATAATAGTGGCGGTGATAGCTTCAGTTGCATTTGGCTTTTACTG GCAGAACAGGTCATATCGCCGTAAGCAGAAACAATGGTCCCACATCCCCACGGAGCTCATTGCCCCTATAGAGACCAGTGAGAGGAGCATGGTGTCTCTAAAG ATCGATGAAGATTCCTGGAAAGATAAGAGTTACAAGATTCGCCGTGCACGCTACGATAAAAAG atTGTGATCCTTAAGGAGGTGCAGTACTCTGATGGCTCCTTCAGTGAAAGTCAGAGAATTGAGCTTAATTCA CTGTTGCAAATAGATTATTACAACCTGATCAAATTCTACGGCACCATCAAGGTTGAGCAAGAGGTTCTTGGAGTGTTTGAGTATGGTGAGCGAGGATCTCTAAGG taccTGCTTAATGACAGGATTTCATACCCAGAGGAAACCTTCATGGATTGGGAGTACAAAATCTCTGTCATGTATGACATTGCAAAG GGCATGTCCTACCTTCACTCGAGCAACATTGAAGTCCATGGTCACCTGAAGTCCACCAGCTGTGTCATTGATAATCGAATGGTGGTAAAAATCACTGGCTTTGGTTTTAATACTATCTTCAGCCCAGACAAAG ATCTGTGGACTGCTCCAGAACACCTACGAAAGGAGGGGATCTCTCAGAGAGGCGACGTCTACAGTTTTGCTATTATTGCTCAAGAAATCATGCTTAGAAAGTGCACATTCTACACCAGGGACTGTTCTGACCCAGCTG AAAAGCTGAACCATGTGCAGTATCCCAGAATGATGTCTTACTTCAGACCTGATCTAAACTTTGAGACTGCTAGTGAGAAAGAATTGGAG GTTTACATGCTAATCAGAAACTGTTGGGATGAGGACCCTGAGAGAAGACCAGATTTCAAAAAGATTGAAAGCACTTTGGGAAAGATCGTCAG TCTGCATAACCAGGCCAATGAGAGCTACATGGGGAATCTGATTCGGCGGCTGCAGATGTACTCACGTAACCTGGAGCACCTGGTGGAAGAGCGCACTTCCCTATacaaggcagagagagacagagcggaTAATCTCAACTTCATGCTTCTTCCTGG gCCTGTGGTGCGCTCTCTAAAGGAGACAGGCAGGGTGGAACCTGAGCTGTTTGATGAGGTCACTATCTACTTCAGTGACATTGTGGGCTTTACCACCCTTTGCCACTACAGCACACCAATGGAGGTGGTGGACATGCTCAACGACATCTACAAACACTTTGACAGCATCCTTGACCATCATGATGTTTACAAG GTTGAGACGATAGGTGATGCATACATGGTGGCGTCTGGCCTTCCGAGGAGAAATGGTAATAGACATGCCATGGACATTTCCCACATGGCGCTGGACATCCTGTCTTTTGTGGGCACGTTTGAGCTTCGCCACCTTCCTGGCCTGCCTGTATGGATCCGTATAGGGGTGCACTCAG GCCCTTGTGCTGCAGGTGTTGTGGGGCTTAAGATGCCCAGGTACTGCTTGTTTGGAGACACAGTGAACACAGCCTCTCGCATGGAGTCGACAGGATTAC CCTTGCGAATCCATGTGAGTCAGTCAACTATCAACATCCTTAAGCGTGCCAACTGCAAGTTTGAGTACGAAAAGCGAGGAGAGACATATTTGAAG GGTAAAGGCAAAGAGACAACATACTGGTTAACAGGAGTCACGGGGCAAAACTACAACCTGCCGATACCCCCAACCGC AGAAAACTTCCAGcttctgcagcaggacctggCCCAGATGATAAAGATGTGTCTTGAGAGACGGTCTCCGAGCCTGGAGAAAAGGAAAACTCTTTCCGCGGAGCAGAGGAGACTTAGAGGGAACTCCATACTGGGTGACTCAGAACAGCCTGAGTACTTGCACCTGGTTACTGTAGACAACCTGAGCACCTACCTGTAG